In a genomic window of Struthio camelus isolate bStrCam1 chromosome 16, bStrCam1.hap1, whole genome shotgun sequence:
- the NSRP1 gene encoding nuclear speckle splicing regulatory protein 1 isoform X1, with translation MAAPSKQYGLILPQKMQQKNLAMKKLSVFADDSDEETSVGESLQKEALKKQAMKQTKLEIQKALAEDATVYEYDSIYDEMQQKKKENNAKILSGKDEKKPRYIQNILKAAEIRKKEQEKRMERKIQKEREMEGGEFADKESFVTSAYKKKLQERAEEEERERREAALEACLDVTKQKDLSGFYRHLLKQRVGEEEMPKCSFREARIKEEKSSNYYDESNERNKSPDERRRLKPSATEEDNPDADTDLGSDSSDDDKRRKNSKVNLKEKERRDSSVSSEDESKHHKSQRHSRSPGSSSEEDELRTKAQTNLPKSRGESRTGNDEPYREKDYERRGRTQEKDHQREKEERHRYRGHTSKDNYRKREEQDDKQRGKERKERKGHSKEWRKAKEREEKSSEGEREKERLRNGKDRCSDREKERGEMYREKEDHVKERKDKYDSDEKKYRDRRESSPVSLEKDGETNLERHRKGKEREVDEKRSSSSGILSEPKRKAGEEGEKEEKEQAQKPSESISKFAKRSNEETVMSARDRYLARQMARVSTKSYIEKEED, from the exons ATGGCGGCGCCGAGCAAACA ATATGGGCTCATTTTGCCCcaaaaaatgcaacagaaaaatctTGCTATGAAGAAACTTTCAGTGTTTGCAGATGACTCTGATGAAGAG ACATCTGTTGGTGAAAGTCTTCAGAAAGAAGCATTGAAAAAACAAGCAATGAAACAG ACTAAATTGGAGATTCAGAAGGCTTTGGCAGAAGATGCTACAGTGTACGAATATGACAGTATTTATGATGAAATgcagcagaagaagaaagaaaataatgccaAAATATTAtcaggaaaagatgagaaaaag CCCAGATACATCCAAAATATCCTCAAAGCAGCTGAGATTAGAaagaaggaacaagaaaaaaggatggaaaggaaaattcagaaagagCGTGAAATGGAAGGAGGAGAGTTTGCTGACAAAGAGTCCTTTGTGACTTCAGCCTATAAAAAGAAGCTGCAAGaaagggctgaggaggaggaaagagaaagaagagaagcagctCTGGAGG CGTGCCTGGATGTGACCAAACAGAAGGATCTCAGTGGATTTTACAGACATCTTTTAAAGCAGAGAGTGGGGGAAGAAGAGATGCCTAAATGCAGCTTCCGCGAAGCCAG GATAAAGGAAGAAAAGTCTAGCAATTATTATGATGAATccaatgaaagaaacaaaagtcCAGATGAAAGACGAAGACTCAAGCCTTCTGCTACAGAAGAGGATAATCCAGATGCGGACACTGATTTAGGAAGTGATAGTAGTGATGATGATAAGAGACGTAAAAATAGTAAAGTAaatttgaaagagaaggaaaggcgAGACAGCTCTGTGAGCAGTGAAGACGAGTCTAAGCATCACAAGAGCCAGAGGCATTCCAGGTCGCCAGGCTCATCCAGTGAGGAGGATGAGCTGCGCACAAAAGCACAAACAAATCTTCCTAAGAGCAGGGGAGAGAGCAGAACAGGAAATGATGAACCATACAGGGAAAAAGATTATGAGAGAAGAGGTAGGACCCAGGAAAAGGATCaccaaagggaaaaggaagagcgACATCGATACAGGGGTCATACTAGTAAGGATAActacagaaagagggaagagcaagATGATaagcaaagagggaaggaaagaaaagagaggaaagggcaTAGCAAAGAGTGGAGGAaggcaaaggagagagaggagaagtcTTCAGAAGGGGAACGAGAAAAGGAAAGGTTAAGAAATGGTAAAGATAGATGCAGTGatagagagaaggagagaggagagatgtacagagaaaaggaagatcatgtaaaagagagaaaagataaatatgatagtgatgaaaagaaatacagagacagGCGGGAAAGTAGTCCTGTATCTTTAGAAAAAGATGGAGAGACTAATCTAGAAAGGCataggaagggaaaagagagagaggtggaTGAGAAGAGAAGCTCTAGCTCTGGAATTTTGTCAGAGCCAAAACGTAAagctggagaggaaggagagaaagaggagaaagaacaggCACAGAAGCCATCTGAGAGCATAAGCAAATTTGCCAAACGGAGCAATGAAGAGACAGTCATGTCAGCAAGGGATCGCTATTTGGCAAGGCAAATGGCACGTGTCAGTACAAAATCTTACATTGAGAAAGAAGAAGATTAA
- the NSRP1 gene encoding nuclear speckle splicing regulatory protein 1 isoform X2, with product MLQCTNMTVFMMKCSRRRKKIMPKYYQEKMRKRSIPENPRYIQNILKAAEIRKKEQEKRMERKIQKEREMEGGEFADKESFVTSAYKKKLQERAEEEERERREAALEACLDVTKQKDLSGFYRHLLKQRVGEEEMPKCSFREARIKEEKSSNYYDESNERNKSPDERRRLKPSATEEDNPDADTDLGSDSSDDDKRRKNSKVNLKEKERRDSSVSSEDESKHHKSQRHSRSPGSSSEEDELRTKAQTNLPKSRGESRTGNDEPYREKDYERRGRTQEKDHQREKEERHRYRGHTSKDNYRKREEQDDKQRGKERKERKGHSKEWRKAKEREEKSSEGEREKERLRNGKDRCSDREKERGEMYREKEDHVKERKDKYDSDEKKYRDRRESSPVSLEKDGETNLERHRKGKEREVDEKRSSSSGILSEPKRKAGEEGEKEEKEQAQKPSESISKFAKRSNEETVMSARDRYLARQMARVSTKSYIEKEED from the exons ATGCTACAGTGTACGAATATGACAGTATTTATGATGAAATgcagcagaagaagaaagaaaataatgccaAAATATTAtcaggaaaagatgagaaaaaggtCCATACCTGAAAAT CCCAGATACATCCAAAATATCCTCAAAGCAGCTGAGATTAGAaagaaggaacaagaaaaaaggatggaaaggaaaattcagaaagagCGTGAAATGGAAGGAGGAGAGTTTGCTGACAAAGAGTCCTTTGTGACTTCAGCCTATAAAAAGAAGCTGCAAGaaagggctgaggaggaggaaagagaaagaagagaagcagctCTGGAGG CGTGCCTGGATGTGACCAAACAGAAGGATCTCAGTGGATTTTACAGACATCTTTTAAAGCAGAGAGTGGGGGAAGAAGAGATGCCTAAATGCAGCTTCCGCGAAGCCAG GATAAAGGAAGAAAAGTCTAGCAATTATTATGATGAATccaatgaaagaaacaaaagtcCAGATGAAAGACGAAGACTCAAGCCTTCTGCTACAGAAGAGGATAATCCAGATGCGGACACTGATTTAGGAAGTGATAGTAGTGATGATGATAAGAGACGTAAAAATAGTAAAGTAaatttgaaagagaaggaaaggcgAGACAGCTCTGTGAGCAGTGAAGACGAGTCTAAGCATCACAAGAGCCAGAGGCATTCCAGGTCGCCAGGCTCATCCAGTGAGGAGGATGAGCTGCGCACAAAAGCACAAACAAATCTTCCTAAGAGCAGGGGAGAGAGCAGAACAGGAAATGATGAACCATACAGGGAAAAAGATTATGAGAGAAGAGGTAGGACCCAGGAAAAGGATCaccaaagggaaaaggaagagcgACATCGATACAGGGGTCATACTAGTAAGGATAActacagaaagagggaagagcaagATGATaagcaaagagggaaggaaagaaaagagaggaaagggcaTAGCAAAGAGTGGAGGAaggcaaaggagagagaggagaagtcTTCAGAAGGGGAACGAGAAAAGGAAAGGTTAAGAAATGGTAAAGATAGATGCAGTGatagagagaaggagagaggagagatgtacagagaaaaggaagatcatgtaaaagagagaaaagataaatatgatagtgatgaaaagaaatacagagacagGCGGGAAAGTAGTCCTGTATCTTTAGAAAAAGATGGAGAGACTAATCTAGAAAGGCataggaagggaaaagagagagaggtggaTGAGAAGAGAAGCTCTAGCTCTGGAATTTTGTCAGAGCCAAAACGTAAagctggagaggaaggagagaaagaggagaaagaacaggCACAGAAGCCATCTGAGAGCATAAGCAAATTTGCCAAACGGAGCAATGAAGAGACAGTCATGTCAGCAAGGGATCGCTATTTGGCAAGGCAAATGGCACGTGTCAGTACAAAATCTTACATTGAGAAAGAAGAAGATTAA